A region from the Mesorhizobium sp. J8 genome encodes:
- a CDS encoding LLM class flavin-dependent oxidoreductase, producing MHLAVSLDIAVTDSQDILDFGQISAFVRDLEAAGVDMVVISDAADAPSTSPFEATTLLAALATVTEKIGLVASASTLAHQPYNLARRFASLDIISHGRIGWNATLRQNPREAANFSRPEGFSDDDFRRRAEEFINIVRLLWVSWEHDALLFDKVSGRFHDPDKMHLIDFTGEFFSVRGPLNVARSPQGVPVLVMSGLSETELDFVSRRADAVLLDKREPDAKATSDEIKRRAHEAGRNPATMKVLAVADARPEFDGRKLKELCLSSGCDGIALNVEARTAALKDFIERLLPDLERQGFAKARSGKTLRDRLGLSEDRRP from the coding sequence ATGCATCTCGCCGTTTCGCTCGACATCGCCGTCACCGACAGTCAAGACATCTTGGACTTCGGCCAGATCAGCGCTTTCGTGCGGGACTTGGAAGCGGCAGGCGTCGACATGGTCGTCATTTCCGACGCCGCCGACGCGCCGTCCACCAGTCCGTTCGAAGCGACGACGCTGTTGGCCGCCCTGGCGACCGTGACCGAGAAGATCGGCCTCGTGGCCAGCGCCTCGACGCTGGCGCATCAACCCTACAATCTGGCACGCCGGTTTGCTTCGCTGGACATCATCAGCCATGGCCGCATCGGCTGGAACGCGACACTGAGGCAGAACCCGCGCGAGGCGGCGAATTTCAGCCGGCCGGAGGGGTTTTCAGACGATGACTTTCGCCGCCGCGCCGAGGAATTCATCAACATCGTACGGCTCTTGTGGGTCAGTTGGGAGCACGATGCCTTGTTGTTCGACAAGGTATCAGGCCGCTTCCACGATCCCGACAAGATGCATCTGATTGACTTCACGGGAGAATTCTTTTCAGTGCGAGGGCCGCTTAATGTCGCCCGCTCGCCGCAAGGCGTGCCAGTGTTGGTGATGTCCGGCCTCTCAGAAACCGAGCTCGATTTCGTCAGCCGCCGCGCCGATGCCGTTCTGTTGGACAAGCGTGAACCGGACGCGAAAGCGACCAGCGATGAAATCAAACGTAGAGCGCATGAAGCGGGGCGCAATCCGGCGACGATGAAGGTGCTGGCGGTGGCCGATGCGCGGCCGGAATTCGATGGCCGTAAGCTGAAGGAGCTATGCCTCTCATCCGGCTGCGACGGCATCGCTCTGAATGTGGAGGCTCGGACTGCCGCTTTGAAGGATTTCATCGAGCGATTGCTGCCAGACCTCGAGCGACAAGGATTTGCCAAGGCAAGATCCGGAAAGACGCTGCGAGATCGCCTTGGGTTGAGTGAGGATCGCAGGCCATGA
- a CDS encoding LLM class flavin-dependent oxidoreductase, whose amino-acid sequence MTARQMKLGLFLWATGHHIAAWRHPDAHVTAGIDIDHYIALARTAEAAKFDMVFCEDAAGLREANVNIASQTSRSIGFEPISLLSALAAQTERIGLVSTASTSYNEPYGLARMFASLDNLSGGRAGWNLVTSASPIEAANFGATGLRPHADRYARAREFATVITGLWHRKPAGHDGESFSVRDPLDIPPSPQGAPVMVQAGASNDGKDLAARTADVVFSAAQTFEEAKAFYDDLKGRLAAYGRQPDDVKIMPGVAPIVAATKGEAQAKYDALQELIPDDVGVALLSSYLSISDLWRYPIDGPLPELPESEGMKSRQALVIEQARRDGLSIRELARYFAGARGHWRIVGTAGEIADELQARFEGGAADGFNVMPSWFPGELDAFATLVVPELQRRGLFRKDYEGRTLREHLGLKRPV is encoded by the coding sequence ATGACCGCGCGCCAGATGAAGCTCGGCCTGTTCCTGTGGGCGACCGGCCATCACATCGCCGCCTGGCGCCATCCGGACGCGCATGTCACGGCCGGCATCGACATCGATCATTACATCGCACTGGCGCGGACCGCCGAAGCGGCGAAGTTCGACATGGTGTTCTGCGAGGACGCCGCCGGCCTGCGCGAAGCCAATGTCAACATTGCCAGCCAAACCTCGCGCTCGATCGGTTTCGAGCCGATCAGCCTGCTCTCGGCGCTGGCCGCGCAGACCGAGCGGATTGGCTTGGTTTCCACCGCGTCGACCAGCTACAACGAGCCCTATGGGCTGGCGCGCATGTTCGCCTCGCTCGACAATCTGAGCGGCGGCCGCGCCGGCTGGAATCTCGTAACCTCGGCGAGCCCCATCGAGGCCGCGAATTTCGGCGCGACGGGTTTGCGGCCGCATGCGGACCGTTATGCGCGGGCGCGCGAGTTCGCCACGGTTATCACCGGGCTCTGGCACCGCAAGCCAGCCGGCCATGACGGCGAAAGCTTCTCGGTGCGCGACCCGCTCGACATCCCGCCGTCGCCGCAAGGCGCGCCGGTGATGGTGCAGGCCGGCGCATCCAATGACGGCAAGGATCTGGCCGCGCGCACCGCCGATGTCGTGTTTTCCGCAGCGCAGACCTTCGAGGAGGCCAAGGCCTTCTATGACGACCTCAAAGGGCGGCTCGCCGCTTACGGACGCCAGCCGGACGATGTGAAGATCATGCCCGGCGTGGCGCCGATCGTCGCCGCCACGAAGGGCGAGGCGCAGGCGAAATACGATGCGCTGCAGGAGCTGATCCCCGACGATGTCGGCGTGGCGCTGCTCTCCAGCTATCTCAGCATCTCCGACCTCTGGCGCTATCCGATCGACGGGCCTCTGCCCGAACTGCCGGAGAGCGAAGGCATGAAAAGCCGGCAGGCGCTGGTCATCGAGCAGGCGCGCCGCGACGGGCTCTCGATCCGCGAGCTCGCGCGTTATTTTGCCGGCGCGCGCGGCCATTGGCGGATCGTCGGCACGGCCGGAGAGATCGCCGACGAATTGCAAGCCCGCTTCGAAGGCGGCGCGGCCGACGGCTTCAATGTCATGCCGTCCTGGTTCCCGGGCGAGCTGGACGCCTTCGCGACGCTGGTGGTGCCGGAGCTGCAGCGGCGAGGCCTGTTCCGCAAGGACTATGAAGGCCGAACGTTGCGCGAGCATCTCGGCCTGAAACGGCCGGTTTAA
- a CDS encoding UdgX family uracil-DNA binding protein (This protein belongs to the uracil DNA glycosylase superfamily, members of which act in excision repair of DNA. However, it belongs more specifically to UdgX branch, whose founding member was found to bind uracil in DNA (where it does not belong), without cleaving it, appears to promote DNA repair by a pathway involving RecA, rather than base excision.) yields MASTQLNLATHLVRLDSETDFAGWRDAARRLATNDIRPESVAWQVPDSECRVDDLPAAKPDARLVVPRDFIDRAETVICHCDPERFGFLYRLLWRLRSEPMLLSIASDPDIRKLEAMEKAVHRDIHKMRAFVRFRKIGEGTDERYVAWFEPDHFIVERNADFFVRRFTGMRWTILSPHASADWNGERLAIGPGAGKRDAPAEDDAEALWRTYFENIFNPARLKVKAMQREMPKKYWRNLPEASLIPDLIAGADKAASAMIDRMPTTPAPHHAKVKAKHWPTPGPSDVVAPEAEDIPELREEAKGCRRCPLWRDATQTVFGEGPENADVVFVGEQPGDQEDLAGKPFVGPAGRIFDSILDDAEIDRRKVYVTNAVKHFKFEPRGKRRIHSKPNAGEIQACRWWLDKELDLIKPNLVVALGATAAQSLLGKAVPITKMRGDVIQREDGLRVFLTIHPSFILRIREQEDKEAERERFLKDMRKVKQLMAA; encoded by the coding sequence ATGGCAAGCACTCAACTCAACCTCGCCACCCATCTCGTCCGGCTCGACAGCGAAACCGATTTTGCCGGCTGGCGCGACGCGGCGCGCCGGTTGGCGACGAACGACATAAGGCCGGAAAGCGTCGCATGGCAGGTCCCGGATAGTGAATGCCGGGTCGATGATTTGCCGGCCGCGAAGCCCGATGCTCGCCTTGTCGTTCCGCGCGACTTCATCGATCGGGCCGAGACGGTCATCTGCCATTGCGACCCCGAGCGCTTCGGCTTTCTTTATCGGCTGCTCTGGCGGCTGCGTTCTGAGCCGATGTTGCTCTCGATCGCTTCCGATCCGGATATCCGCAAGCTGGAGGCAATGGAGAAGGCGGTCCACCGCGATATCCACAAGATGCGCGCCTTCGTGCGCTTCCGGAAGATCGGCGAAGGCACGGACGAGCGCTATGTCGCGTGGTTCGAGCCCGACCATTTCATCGTCGAGCGCAATGCCGATTTCTTCGTGCGCCGCTTCACCGGCATGCGCTGGACGATACTCTCGCCGCACGCTTCCGCCGACTGGAACGGCGAGCGGCTGGCAATCGGCCCGGGAGCCGGCAAGCGCGACGCACCAGCCGAGGATGACGCCGAGGCGCTGTGGCGAACCTATTTCGAAAACATCTTCAACCCGGCTCGCCTCAAGGTGAAGGCGATGCAGAGGGAGATGCCGAAGAAATATTGGCGGAACCTTCCGGAGGCCTCGCTCATTCCAGATTTGATAGCAGGAGCGGACAAGGCTGCGTCAGCCATGATCGACCGGATGCCAACCACCCCAGCCCCGCACCACGCCAAGGTGAAGGCCAAGCACTGGCCAACGCCCGGGCCGTCCGATGTTGTTGCGCCTGAAGCCGAAGATATTCCGGAGTTGCGCGAGGAGGCGAAAGGCTGCCGCCGCTGCCCGCTCTGGCGCGATGCCACGCAAACGGTGTTCGGCGAGGGACCGGAAAATGCCGACGTGGTCTTCGTTGGCGAACAGCCGGGCGACCAGGAGGATCTGGCCGGCAAGCCCTTTGTCGGTCCGGCGGGCAGAATATTCGACAGCATTTTGGACGACGCCGAAATCGACCGCCGCAAGGTCTATGTGACCAACGCGGTGAAACATTTCAAATTCGAGCCGCGCGGCAAAAGGCGCATCCATTCCAAGCCCAATGCCGGCGAGATCCAGGCCTGCCGCTGGTGGCTGGACAAGGAGCTCGACCTGATCAAGCCAAACCTCGTGGTGGCGCTCGGCGCGACGGCGGCGCAGTCGCTGCTCGGCAAAGCGGTGCCGATCACCAAGATGCGCGGCGACGTTATCCAGCGCGAGGACGGCTTGCGCGTGTTCCTGACCATCCACCCATCCTTCATCCTGCGCATCCGCGAGCAGGAGGACAAGGAGGCGGAGCGGGAGCGGTTCTTGAAGGATATGCGGAAGGTCAAGCAGCTGATGGCTGCCTAG
- the guaD gene encoding guanine deaminase, with the protein MTSKLLRGRTLTFLRWPETFDDHSAWRYEEDGALLIDNGKIVAAGSYADVTKKAGAGVETVDHRPHLILPGFLDAHVHVPQMQIIASYGAELLDWLNKYTFPEESKFQNAQHGRRIARLFLDEMLRHGTTTVAAYCSVHKSSAEAFFAESHERNMLNIAGKVMMDRNAPDGVLDTPQTGYDDTKALIAEWHGKGRQLYAVTPRFAITSTPEQMEMAGALCREHPDLHMQTHLSENHAEIAFTQELYPWSHDYTDVYEHYGLLGKKSLFGHCIHLSEREADALSGSGSVAVFCPTSNLFLGSGLFDYQRYRRREKPLRIAAATDVGGGTNYSMLRTMDEGYKVIALNGEKLNPFQSFWQLTRGNAEALSVADKVGTLDEGTDADIVVLDAHATPGMRLRMETVEALAEELFLLQTLGDDRAVREVYVAGRPAKSAMVA; encoded by the coding sequence ATGACCTCGAAACTTCTGCGCGGCCGTACACTTACGTTCCTGCGCTGGCCGGAAACCTTCGACGACCATTCCGCCTGGCGCTACGAGGAAGATGGCGCTCTGCTGATCGACAATGGCAAGATCGTCGCCGCCGGCTCCTATGCGGATGTCACGAAGAAGGCGGGCGCCGGCGTCGAGACGGTCGACCATCGACCGCATCTTATCTTGCCGGGCTTCCTCGATGCGCACGTTCATGTGCCGCAGATGCAGATCATCGCCTCCTACGGCGCCGAGCTGCTCGACTGGCTGAATAAATACACGTTTCCGGAAGAGTCGAAGTTCCAGAACGCCCAGCATGGGCGCCGCATTGCGCGGCTGTTCCTCGACGAGATGCTGCGCCACGGCACGACGACGGTCGCGGCCTACTGCTCGGTGCACAAATCGTCGGCGGAAGCCTTCTTCGCCGAGTCGCATGAGCGCAACATGCTCAACATCGCCGGCAAGGTGATGATGGACCGCAACGCGCCGGACGGCGTGCTCGACACGCCGCAGACCGGCTATGACGACACCAAGGCGCTGATCGCCGAATGGCACGGCAAGGGCCGCCAGCTCTATGCCGTCACGCCGCGCTTCGCAATCACGTCGACTCCGGAGCAGATGGAGATGGCGGGCGCGCTCTGCCGCGAGCACCCCGACCTCCACATGCAGACGCATCTGTCGGAAAACCACGCCGAGATCGCCTTCACCCAGGAGCTCTATCCCTGGTCGCACGACTATACCGACGTCTACGAACACTACGGACTGCTCGGCAAGAAGAGCCTGTTCGGCCACTGTATCCATCTGTCCGAACGCGAGGCGGATGCGCTTTCAGGCTCCGGCTCGGTCGCGGTGTTCTGCCCGACCTCCAACCTTTTCCTCGGCTCCGGCCTGTTCGATTACCAGCGTTACCGCCGGCGCGAGAAGCCGCTCAGGATCGCCGCGGCCACCGATGTCGGCGGCGGCACCAATTATTCGATGCTGCGCACCATGGATGAGGGGTACAAGGTGATCGCGCTGAATGGTGAGAAGCTGAACCCCTTCCAATCCTTCTGGCAGCTGACCCGCGGCAATGCCGAGGCGCTGTCCGTGGCCGACAAGGTCGGCACGCTGGACGAAGGCACCGATGCCGATATCGTCGTGCTCGATGCCCATGCGACGCCCGGCATGCGGCTCAGGATGGAGACGGTGGAGGCACTGGCGGAAGAGCTGTTCCTCCTGCAGACGCTTGGCGACGACCGCGCCGTGCGCGAGGTCTATGTCGCGGGCCGGCCCGCAAAGAGCGCGATGGTTGCGTGA
- a CDS encoding glycerate kinase — protein MTDPKTFLTSIFNAAVAAADPEKTIRNHLPAKPKGRTIVIGAGKGSAQMAAAFERVWDGPIDGLVVTRYGYGARCERIEIIEAAHPVPDAAGLEASRRLLEKVRGLTADDLVVALISGGGSALLPSPAPGLTLADEIAVNEALLASGAPIAAMNTIRKHVSTIKGGRLAAAAHPAKVVSLVVSDIPGDNPALVASGPTVPDTGSRADALASIAAYGMKLPASVMAHINSPAAEAPRPDDPRFAGNEVHLTASAGVSLEAAAAEAKRQGIEAVILSDAIEGEAREVGGVHAAIAREVATRNRPFKKPVLILSGGETTVTLRAKGKGGRNSEFLLAFAIGIDGVDSINALAADTDGIDGSENNAGAFADGSTVARMRAAGVDAKAMLAGNNAWTAFNAAGDLFVPGPTGTNVNDLRAILVR, from the coding sequence ATGACCGATCCAAAAACCTTCCTCACCTCGATCTTCAATGCCGCCGTCGCCGCCGCCGACCCGGAAAAGACGATCCGCAATCATTTGCCGGCAAAGCCGAAGGGTCGCACCATCGTCATCGGCGCAGGCAAAGGCTCGGCGCAGATGGCGGCGGCCTTCGAGCGCGTCTGGGACGGTCCGATCGATGGCCTTGTCGTCACCCGCTACGGTTATGGCGCCAGATGCGAGCGCATCGAGATCATCGAGGCGGCGCACCCGGTGCCGGACGCCGCCGGCCTCGAGGCCTCGCGCCGCTTGCTCGAGAAGGTGCGGGGCCTGACCGCCGACGATCTGGTGGTGGCGCTGATCTCCGGCGGCGGTTCGGCGCTGCTGCCTTCGCCCGCGCCCGGGTTGACGCTTGCCGATGAGATCGCCGTCAACGAGGCGCTGCTTGCCTCCGGCGCGCCGATCGCGGCGATGAACACCATCCGCAAACATGTCTCGACCATCAAGGGCGGACGCCTGGCTGCCGCGGCGCATCCGGCGAAGGTCGTATCGTTGGTCGTCTCCGACATCCCGGGCGACAACCCGGCACTGGTCGCCTCGGGGCCGACCGTTCCCGACACTGGCAGCCGCGCGGACGCGCTGGCCTCGATCGCCGCCTACGGCATGAAGCTTCCGGCGTCGGTCATGGCGCACATAAATTCGCCGGCCGCCGAAGCGCCGCGTCCCGACGATCCGCGCTTCGCGGGCAATGAGGTACACCTGACCGCCTCCGCCGGCGTCTCGCTGGAAGCCGCCGCCGCCGAAGCGAAGCGGCAAGGCATCGAGGCCGTCATCCTGTCGGATGCGATCGAAGGCGAAGCGCGCGAGGTCGGCGGCGTGCATGCCGCAATCGCGCGCGAGGTAGCGACGCGCAACCGTCCCTTCAAGAAGCCGGTGCTGATCCTCTCCGGCGGCGAGACGACGGTGACGCTGCGCGCCAAGGGCAAAGGCGGCCGCAATTCCGAATTCCTGCTCGCCTTTGCCATCGGCATCGACGGCGTCGACAGTATCAACGCTCTGGCCGCCGATACCGACGGCATAGACGGCTCGGAGAACAATGCCGGCGCCTTCGCCGACGGCTCGACCGTGGCACGCATGCGCGCGGCAGGCGTTGACGCCAAGGCGATGCTTGCCGGCAACAACGCCTGGACGGCCTTCAATGCGGCCGGGGATTTGTTCGTGCCGGGGCCGACGGGCACGAATGTGAATGATCTGAGGGCAATTCTGGTCCGCTAG
- a CDS encoding heme-degrading domain-containing protein, with translation MATADDIALIKKQEATLVFPAFDEAVAFKIGSAIRDRALKEDLPIIVDIRTFDRPLFYAAMPGSNASNPDWARRKINVVKRYLTSTYRLVLEQQRPDRTFKIGEGLDIADYVLAGGGFPVTVKGAGVIGVIAVSGLPEREDHGVVVEAICAHLGIDAGALALPPEDK, from the coding sequence ATGGCCACCGCCGACGACATCGCTCTGATCAAGAAACAGGAAGCCACACTGGTCTTTCCGGCCTTCGACGAGGCTGTCGCCTTCAAAATCGGCTCCGCCATCAGGGACCGGGCCCTGAAGGAAGATCTGCCTATTATCGTCGACATCAGGACCTTCGACCGGCCGCTCTTCTATGCCGCGATGCCTGGCTCCAACGCCTCCAATCCGGACTGGGCGCGGCGCAAGATCAATGTCGTGAAGCGGTATCTCACAAGCACCTATCGCCTGGTGCTGGAGCAGCAGCGCCCCGACCGAACCTTCAAAATCGGTGAAGGCCTGGACATTGCCGACTATGTGCTGGCCGGTGGTGGCTTCCCCGTCACCGTCAAGGGCGCAGGCGTGATCGGTGTCATCGCCGTTTCGGGCCTGCCCGAGCGCGAGGACCACGGCGTCGTCGTCGAAGCGATCTGCGCCCATCTTGGCATCGATGCGGGCGCGCTCGCGCTGCCGCCGGAAGACAAATGA
- a CDS encoding putative DNA modification/repair radical SAM protein, which translates to MAVLSVREKLAILSDAAKYDASCASSGSTKRDSLRSGGIGSTEGSGICHSYAPDGRCISLLKILLTNFCIYDCSYCINRSSSNVRRARFAVEEVVKLTMDFYRRNYIEGLFLSSGVIRSPDETMGEMVEVARRLRIEEKFGGYIHLKTIPEASAELIERAGFYADRLSINVELPTDESVKKLAPEKKPETIRLSMAKLRRKIEEKAEPTMQSRRRERFAPGGQSTQMIVGADKTSDDGILRASARLYGSYHLRRVYYSAFSPIPDSSSALPLRRPPLMREHRLYQADWLMRFYGFSQPEILAGSSDGMLDLAIDPKLAWALRNRGRFPVDVNRAEREALLRVPGLGAKVVDRIIETRRYRRLRLEDLGRLCNSVAKVRPFIVAEGWSPGALTDKAGLRQAITRSCEQLSLF; encoded by the coding sequence ATGGCTGTGCTTTCCGTCCGCGAAAAACTGGCGATCCTGTCCGATGCCGCCAAATACGACGCCTCCTGCGCATCGTCTGGATCGACGAAACGCGACTCGCTGAGATCGGGGGGCATCGGCTCGACCGAGGGTTCCGGCATCTGCCATTCCTACGCGCCGGACGGGCGCTGCATTTCGCTGCTCAAAATCCTGCTGACCAATTTCTGCATCTACGATTGCAGCTATTGCATCAACCGCTCGTCCTCGAATGTGCGGCGCGCTCGCTTCGCCGTCGAGGAGGTGGTGAAGCTCACCATGGATTTCTATCGCCGTAACTACATCGAGGGACTGTTCCTGTCGTCAGGCGTCATCCGCTCGCCGGACGAGACGATGGGCGAGATGGTGGAGGTGGCGCGGCGGCTCAGGATCGAGGAAAAATTCGGCGGCTATATTCACCTGAAAACCATTCCCGAAGCGTCGGCCGAGCTGATCGAAAGGGCCGGTTTCTATGCCGACCGGCTGTCGATCAATGTCGAATTGCCGACCGACGAGAGCGTGAAGAAGCTGGCGCCGGAGAAGAAGCCGGAAACGATCCGGTTATCGATGGCCAAGCTGCGCCGCAAGATCGAGGAAAAAGCCGAGCCGACAATGCAGAGCCGCAGGCGGGAGCGTTTCGCGCCGGGAGGCCAATCGACGCAGATGATCGTCGGCGCGGACAAGACATCCGACGACGGCATCTTGCGCGCCAGCGCCCGGCTCTATGGCAGCTATCATTTGCGCCGCGTCTACTATTCCGCCTTCAGCCCGATCCCCGATTCGTCTTCGGCGCTGCCATTGCGCAGGCCGCCGCTGATGCGTGAGCACCGGCTCTACCAGGCCGACTGGCTGATGCGGTTTTACGGCTTCTCGCAGCCGGAGATCCTGGCCGGGAGCAGCGACGGCATGCTCGACCTTGCCATCGACCCCAAGCTTGCCTGGGCGCTGCGCAATCGCGGCCGGTTTCCGGTCGACGTCAATCGCGCCGAGCGCGAAGCCCTGCTGCGCGTTCCCGGCCTCGGTGCCAAGGTGGTCGACAGGATCATCGAGACACGCCGTTACCGGCGGCTGCGGCTGGAGGATCTCGGACGCCTCTGCAATTCGGTCGCCAAGGTGCGGCCCTTCATCGTCGCGGAAGGCTGGTCGCCGGGCGCGCTGACCGACAAGGCCGGCCTGCGCCAGGCGATCACCCGCTCCTGCGAGCAGCTTTCGTTGTTCTGA
- a CDS encoding urate hydroxylase PuuD, with amino-acid sequence MMDFAIFWDWLSFAVRWLHVITGIAWIGSSFYFVALDLGLRQRPGLPVGAFGEEWQVHGGGFYHIHKYLVAPAEMPEHLTWFKWESYATWLSGFAMLCVVYYAGADLFLIDPNVLNISVPVGILLSLATIGVGWIVYDLLCRSPLGKSDTGLMLVLYCVLVFIAWGLTHLFTGRAAFLHLGAITATIMSANVFMVIIPNQKIVVADLIAGRKPDPKYGKIAKQRSLHNNYLTLPVLFLMLSNHYPLAFGTQFNWVIASLVFIIGVLIRHYFNTVHARKGNPTWTWLGAAVLFMIIIWLSTVPKVLTGEPKTSAASTAAQVYMASDHFPAVRDTVLGRCSMCHAQEPVYEGIYHAPKGVLLDTDERIAEHAREIYIQAGRAHAMPPANVTQITDQERALLVAWFEGAGK; translated from the coding sequence ATGATGGATTTCGCGATTTTCTGGGACTGGCTGAGCTTTGCGGTCCGCTGGCTGCATGTCATCACCGGCATCGCCTGGATCGGCTCGTCCTTCTATTTCGTCGCGCTCGATCTTGGCCTGCGCCAACGTCCGGGCCTGCCCGTCGGCGCTTTTGGCGAAGAGTGGCAGGTGCATGGCGGCGGCTTCTATCACATCCATAAATATCTGGTGGCGCCTGCCGAGATGCCGGAGCACTTGACCTGGTTCAAATGGGAATCCTACGCCACCTGGCTGTCGGGCTTCGCCATGCTCTGCGTCGTCTACTATGCCGGTGCCGATCTCTTCCTGATCGATCCCAACGTGCTCAACATCTCGGTGCCGGTCGGCATCCTCTTGTCGCTGGCCACCATCGGCGTCGGCTGGATCGTCTACGACCTGCTCTGCCGCTCGCCGCTCGGCAAAAGCGACACCGGACTGATGCTGGTGCTATACTGCGTGCTGGTCTTCATCGCCTGGGGGCTGACGCATCTCTTCACCGGCCGCGCCGCTTTCCTGCATCTCGGCGCCATCACCGCCACGATCATGTCGGCCAACGTCTTCATGGTCATCATCCCCAACCAGAAGATCGTCGTCGCCGACCTGATCGCCGGCCGCAAGCCCGACCCGAAATACGGCAAGATCGCCAAGCAGCGCTCGTTGCACAACAACTACCTGACCTTGCCGGTCCTGTTCCTGATGCTGTCGAACCACTACCCGCTGGCCTTCGGCACTCAGTTCAACTGGGTCATCGCCTCGCTGGTGTTCATCATCGGCGTTTTGATCCGGCATTATTTCAACACCGTGCATGCCAGGAAAGGCAACCCGACCTGGACCTGGTTGGGTGCCGCCGTGCTGTTCATGATCATCATCTGGCTGTCGACGGTACCGAAGGTGCTGACCGGCGAGCCGAAGACCTCGGCCGCGTCCACCGCTGCGCAGGTCTATATGGCTTCGGACCATTTCCCGGCCGTGCGCGACACCGTGCTCGGCCGTTGCTCCATGTGCCACGCGCAAGAGCCGGTCTATGAGGGCATCTACCATGCGCCGAAGGGCGTGCTGCTCGACACGGACGAGCGCATCGCCGAGCATGCGCGGGAGATCTATATCCAGGCCGGCCGGGCGCACGCCATGCCGCCCGCCAACGTCACCCAGATCACCGACCAGGAACGGGCCCTTCTGGTAGCCTGGTTCGAAGGCGCCGGAAAGTAA
- a CDS encoding LysR family transcriptional regulator → MAYLDNIAVFVRVVELGNLSAAGRDMRISPAVASNRIKELEKHLGVRLFNRTTRQLMPTEHGTVFYTGAKQVLDAITEAEAAVAALSGQPRGTIRVTAPLGLGRRLIASGIPDFHDKYPDIEVRLRLSDHNVDIMKEGIDVAFRLGIIEDSSLRMRGIMECERVLVAAPKYLQARGEPAEPQELVGKKHDCLMLRYAGAREFVWTLQTPGGVQKFEVHGPYDTDDGDVLTGWALSGRGIINKPRFEVEPFIRDQRLKVILPQTPPTPVQFAAVYPHKKLQDPKVRLLLDFMAERCQRLIKDILAGK, encoded by the coding sequence ATGGCCTATCTCGACAACATCGCCGTCTTCGTCCGAGTCGTCGAGCTCGGCAACCTGTCGGCGGCGGGGCGCGACATGCGCATTTCACCGGCCGTCGCCTCCAACCGCATCAAGGAACTGGAAAAACACCTGGGCGTCAGGCTGTTCAACCGCACGACAAGGCAGCTGATGCCGACCGAGCACGGCACGGTGTTCTACACCGGCGCCAAGCAGGTGCTGGATGCGATCACCGAGGCTGAAGCCGCAGTCGCGGCCCTTTCCGGCCAGCCGCGCGGCACCATCCGGGTGACGGCGCCGCTCGGCCTCGGCCGCCGGCTGATCGCTTCCGGCATCCCGGATTTCCACGACAAATACCCCGATATCGAGGTGCGGCTGAGGCTCTCCGACCACAATGTCGACATCATGAAGGAAGGCATCGACGTCGCCTTCCGCCTCGGCATCATCGAGGATTCGAGCCTCCGGATGCGCGGCATCATGGAATGCGAGCGCGTGCTGGTGGCGGCGCCGAAATATCTGCAAGCGCGCGGCGAACCGGCCGAGCCGCAGGAATTGGTCGGCAAGAAGCACGATTGCCTGATGCTGCGCTATGCCGGCGCGCGCGAATTCGTCTGGACGCTGCAGACGCCAGGCGGCGTGCAGAAATTCGAGGTGCACGGCCCATACGACACCGACGACGGCGACGTGCTGACCGGCTGGGCGCTATCGGGGCGCGGCATCATCAACAAGCCGCGCTTCGAGGTGGAGCCGTTCATCCGCGACCAGCGGCTGAAGGTGATCCTGCCTCAGACGCCACCGACGCCGGTGCAATTCGCCGCCGTCTACCCGCACAAGAAGCTGCAGGACCCGAAGGTGCGGCTGCTGCTCGACTTCATGGCCGAGCGCTGCCAACGGCTGATCAAGGATATCTTGGCGGGGAAGTAA